The DNA segment TTCGTAAAGCGGATACCACTTTTCGTATTTACCGCCCGCTTCAAAATACGGTTCGATATCCTCAATTATCTTTTTAAGCATGGATTACCCTTCCTTCACTATTGTATCTAGGCAATCGCGAAGCATTTCGCCAAACTCATATTTGCCAGGACATACATAGGTGCACAATGCCAAATCTTCTTCATCTAACTCTAGGCAACCTAGACGTTGTGCACTGTCTGTGTCTCCAGCACATAGATCACGAAGCAGCAAAGTTGGTTCCATATCAAGAGGCATCACTTTTTCGTAATTACCAATAGGGACCATTGCACGTTCACCACCATTCAAAGACGTGGTCATATTAAATAACTGTCCAGTGAATAGATGACTTAAGAAAGATCGGGTTACCGAGAATTTATTTTTGCCAGGCATTGCCCAACCAAAAAATTCTTTATCACGGCCTTCACGTAATACTGAGATCTGTGTGTGATAGCGACCAAGGTAGGCATGAGGGCCAGCAGCTTGAACACCAGTCAAAACAGAACCAGAAATAACACGTACTTCTCCAGGCATTAACTCGTTGTCAACAATATCGTCTATACATGCACCCATATGTGTGCGTACAAGACGAGGGTTAGTAACAACAGGGCCACCTAAAGAAACCACACGGTCAGTGTAGATTTCACCGGTTAGGAACAGTTTACCGAAAGCGATAACATCTTGATAATTGATACTCCAAGCCACATTTTCTGCATTTACAGGATACAGATAATGCATATGTGTACCGACTAAGCCAGCTGGGTGAGGCCCATCAAACACATGCTCTTCAACGTTAGACTGCTCACTGCGAGGAAGGCTAGTGCCTTTCTTACAAACAAACACCTTACCATCAGATAAATTTGCTAACAGATCAAGACCTGCAACAAATGCTTCGGACTGCTCTTTGATAATCACTTCAGGATCGGCAGCCAGTGGATTGGAATCCATTGCTGTAACGAAAATTGCCTTGGTGTTTGAATCAACAGCAGGGACCTTGCTGAACGGACGAGTACGCAATGCAGTCCACATTCCAGAGTCAATTAGCTGCTTCTTAACTATTTCACGGTCAAGGGTTGCTAATGATTTGGAATCAAAGCTATCAAATGTAATTTGCTCATCACCTGCAACTTCAATCACAACAGATTGAAGCACACGTTTTGCGCCACGGTTCACTTCGATAACTTTACCACTTGCAGGAGAGGTAAATAGAACACCTAGATTCTTTTTATCTTCAAAAAGAACTTGGCCTTTCTTTACTTCATCTCCAACGCGAGTATACATCGTAGGACGCATACCAACGTACTCTTCGCCTAGCAAGGCGACTTTTTTGATGGATTTACCATCATTAATCACCTGGGCAGGAGCTCCCGAGATCGGAAGGTCTAGACCCTTTTTTATTGTAATCATACGCACTTGCACTATTTTATCGGGAAAAAGATTCTGTTTTGCGTGACATCTACACACGACATGCTTGTGTCATTTCCCGACCGCTCACATGGGTCGAGATTGCAACATTCTATTAATTAACCCTTCACAATACTTACAGAGAGGGTTATTAGGCTCGACAGTTTAGCATTTTTTCGAGACATGACGCCATGGTCTAGGGCACCAATGACTGTGATTTTTTTTCACCTTACGGCCCAGACATCGATCAAATATCAATAAGTTTGAACTTAAGCACGGTTGTTAAAATTTTCAGCAACAGATCATGGAGTCAATGTTTGATTCTGATCCATTTCCTTAACATTTGCCATGAGTAAGCACTCTGCGCTTGATTAAAGCTCTAATTTGTCTGTCTAAATTCTAGGTCGTTTATCTCAATAACGTGCACTGTCTTAGCATTAAATTATTTTTTGTTTCCGCCTAAACAATCTGGCGTTTTTGGAACCAATCCACTTTCTATCAGCCATTCAGATTCTGTATAGGTGTGAATAGATAACGCATGTAAACCATCTTGCAGCTCTTCGGCAAGGAGTTGGTTTATCTTACGATGCCTTGCTATCAGACGCAGCCCATCAAACTCATCACTAACCACAATGACTTTAAAATGACTCTCGGATCCAGCGGGAACATTATGCATATAGCTTTCATTGACGACTTGCAGATGTTTCGGGGAAAAGGCGTTATGCAATTTTTTTTCGATAATTTCTTGACGCATAATCTGGTCTCTCATTTTTATTGGATTAACCGCCCTGCAAGGGCGAATATGATACTTGTCTCCAGGATAGACATTAATACCTAATAGGGGTTATATCATGGCGTTAACATCACAAAAAACGAATAACCTTAAAGGTGAACGCTAACAATAGCAACTTACTCAACCATCTGCGATAATCTTCATCCTTTTCATTCAGTCAGACAGCCTGCAACACTATGAGCGAAGCGAATACTCACCTTTCTATATTGCAAAGAGATCTGTCTCTTTTCCGTTTTCCTAAGCGACCAAACGAGCCATTACAAGCTTGGGATGCGGGGGACGAATACTTAATCAATCATGTTGAAGGGTTAAATTTAACAGATGGTCTCAACGTCCTCATTTTGAATGATAATTTTGGTGCTCTTTCGTGCTGGTTTTCAGAAAAACACAATGTCACCATGATGAGCGACTCTTATATTGCTCATCAAGGTGCTTTACGAAATACTGATGTCAATAAAAACCAACCTATTCAATGCCTTGAAGCTCTAAATGACATCCCAAAAAACATTGACTTAGTTTTATTACAGATACCTAAGAACAACCGCTTGCTCACGTGGCAGTTATACCAACTTAGGACTCAGTTAACGAAAAACTGCCCCGTTATTGCCGTGAATAAAGCGAAAGATATTCATTCCTCAACGCTTAAGTTGTTTGAGAAATATCTTGGTACAACGACAACATCACTTGCAAAGAAAAAACATAGGTTGGTATTCAGTCAACCAAACAGTCAACAAATTCAACTCGTCGAGCCAATTACCGAGTGGCCCGTTGACGATGAATCATTTTCACTTAAGAACTACCCAAACACCTATTCTAGTGAAAGTCTAGATCTCGGTGCTCGACTGATGCTTAAACATCTGCCAAGTGATCCAAAGTTGACGCATATTATTGACCTTGGTTGCGGTAATGGCGTGCTGTCGGTTAAAGCCGCTCAGCTAAACTCACAAGCCAAAATAACCTGCGTGGATGAAAGCTATATGGCTTTAGCATCGGCAAAACTCAATTTAGAGAGCGCAATTAAGCAATCGGACCGGTTTCAATTTATTGCTAATAATTGTCTGGATGGATTTCGTCCAGAAAGTGCCGATTTAGTTGTCTGTAATCCTCCATTCCATCAAAACAACGCAATAACTGATCACATTGCTTGGCAGATGTTCTGCGATGCAAAGCAAGTTCTAGGTAGCAATGGAAAACTAATAGTTATTGGTAACCGCCACCTAGGCTACGATGATAAACTAGTGAGACTGTTTACTCGGTCACAAGTCAAACAAATAGCAAGCAATAATAAATTTGTTATTTTACAAGCGACTAAGTAATTACTTATGATTGTAAAATTCAAATTTTTGCAAAATTTATTGCATAGACATTAAAAGGACATTATTCATGAAAAAACTGTTAATTGCAGCATCCATATTATTATTGGCGGCTTGTTCTTCTTCCCCAAAGGAGCCTCAGGTTAATTTTATTCCGCAAACAACAACAAGCCAAAATAAAACCGTTGATAATCTGATGTTTTCGCTAGATAGCAAAGATGTGCGTTCAGCTCAATATGTTGCGCTTATCGATAGTGGCCGCAATAACATCCAA comes from the Vibrio sp. DW001 genome and includes:
- a CDS encoding Na(+)-translocating NADH-quinone reductase subunit A, translated to MITIKKGLDLPISGAPAQVINDGKSIKKVALLGEEYVGMRPTMYTRVGDEVKKGQVLFEDKKNLGVLFTSPASGKVIEVNRGAKRVLQSVVIEVAGDEQITFDSFDSKSLATLDREIVKKQLIDSGMWTALRTRPFSKVPAVDSNTKAIFVTAMDSNPLAADPEVIIKEQSEAFVAGLDLLANLSDGKVFVCKKGTSLPRSEQSNVEEHVFDGPHPAGLVGTHMHYLYPVNAENVAWSINYQDVIAFGKLFLTGEIYTDRVVSLGGPVVTNPRLVRTHMGACIDDIVDNELMPGEVRVISGSVLTGVQAAGPHAYLGRYHTQISVLREGRDKEFFGWAMPGKNKFSVTRSFLSHLFTGQLFNMTTSLNGGERAMVPIGNYEKVMPLDMEPTLLLRDLCAGDTDSAQRLGCLELDEEDLALCTYVCPGKYEFGEMLRDCLDTIVKEG
- a CDS encoding BolA/IbaG family iron-sulfur metabolism protein, with product MRQEIIEKKLHNAFSPKHLQVVNESYMHNVPAGSESHFKVIVVSDEFDGLRLIARHRKINQLLAEELQDGLHALSIHTYTESEWLIESGLVPKTPDCLGGNKK
- a CDS encoding methyltransferase, whose protein sequence is MSEANTHLSILQRDLSLFRFPKRPNEPLQAWDAGDEYLINHVEGLNLTDGLNVLILNDNFGALSCWFSEKHNVTMMSDSYIAHQGALRNTDVNKNQPIQCLEALNDIPKNIDLVLLQIPKNNRLLTWQLYQLRTQLTKNCPVIAVNKAKDIHSSTLKLFEKYLGTTTTSLAKKKHRLVFSQPNSQQIQLVEPITEWPVDDESFSLKNYPNTYSSESLDLGARLMLKHLPSDPKLTHIIDLGCGNGVLSVKAAQLNSQAKITCVDESYMALASAKLNLESAIKQSDRFQFIANNCLDGFRPESADLVVCNPPFHQNNAITDHIAWQMFCDAKQVLGSNGKLIVIGNRHLGYDDKLVRLFTRSQVKQIASNNKFVILQATK